The Candidatus Binatota bacterium genome has a window encoding:
- a CDS encoding RNA methyltransferase: protein MRPLSFSCRVVLVGPQGGANVGSVCRAIANMGGASLCTVNEEFDLEQARIMSVHAHPVLEARLRCSSLQEAVAGCTTVVGTTAREGPYRSRTSDVRQVAASLLAEHDHGDPRPVALVFGPEDRGLSNSEIAACHRLACIPTEESYRSLNLAQAVLLCLYELRRAGEGKLPTSGSDSVDEQHPRADAGASDAAMEALEQALLQIGFLSEDNPGHIMQSLRSVFGRAGLDERELRIVRGLARQVSWFAEGGREVALAKRKQGRRLR, encoded by the coding sequence ATCAGACCGCTGAGCTTTTCCTGCAGGGTGGTACTCGTCGGCCCCCAGGGCGGGGCCAACGTGGGCTCGGTGTGCCGGGCCATTGCCAACATGGGCGGGGCATCCCTGTGCACGGTGAACGAGGAGTTCGATCTTGAGCAGGCTCGCATCATGTCGGTGCACGCGCACCCGGTTCTCGAAGCGCGCCTGCGCTGCTCTTCCCTGCAGGAGGCCGTCGCTGGCTGCACGACGGTGGTGGGTACTACCGCGCGCGAGGGCCCCTACCGCAGCCGTACGAGCGACGTGCGCCAGGTGGCCGCCAGCTTGCTGGCCGAGCACGACCACGGCGACCCGCGGCCGGTAGCGCTCGTGTTCGGGCCCGAGGACCGGGGTTTGTCCAACAGTGAAATCGCCGCCTGTCACCGCTTGGCCTGCATTCCCACCGAGGAGAGTTATCGCTCTCTCAACCTGGCCCAGGCCGTTCTGCTGTGCCTGTACGAACTGCGTCGAGCCGGTGAAGGCAAGTTGCCGACGTCGGGGAGCGATTCCGTTGACGAGCAGCACCCGCGCGCCGACGCCGGCGCCTCCGACGCGGCCATGGAAGCGCTGGAGCAGGCCCTGCTGCAGATCGGTTTTCTGTCCGAAGACAACCCCGGTCACATCATGCAGTCGCTCAGGTCGGTGTTCGGCAGGGCCGGGCTCGATGAACGAGAGCTGCGCATCGTCCGCGGCCTGGCGCGGCAGGTGAGCTGGTTTGCAGAAGGTGGCCGCGAGGTGGCCCTCGCCAAGCGAAAACAGGGCCGCCGCCTGCGCTGA